A region of Chitinophaga horti DNA encodes the following proteins:
- a CDS encoding aminotransferase class I/II-fold pyridoxal phosphate-dependent enzyme yields MKFRGKEKIVWSLNNYLGLANHPEIREVDAKAAQEFGMGYPMGARMMSGNSNYHEQLERELSEFEKKEDTVLVNFGYQGIMSAIDSLCGRHDIIVYDAESHACIIDGLRLHPGHRYVYKHNDVADCEKQLKRATERIKENGNNGGILVITEGVFGMGGDQGKLKEIVALKKDYEFRLLVDDAHGFGTMGETGAGTGEAQGVQDEIDLYFSTFAKSMASIGAFISGDKGIINYLRYNMRSQIFAKSLPMPLVLGNLKRLEMLRNRPELKAKLWENVGKIQQGLRDRGFDIGHTDSPVTPIYLKGDIPEATAMCLDLRENYNIFCSIVVYPVIPKGQIIYRIIPTATHTDQDIEETLNAFSETKKKLDAKAYQVAEIPMV; encoded by the coding sequence ATGAAATTCCGGGGGAAGGAGAAAATAGTATGGAGCCTGAACAACTACCTTGGCCTGGCCAACCATCCTGAAATACGTGAAGTAGACGCTAAGGCGGCGCAGGAGTTTGGTATGGGTTACCCAATGGGCGCCCGCATGATGAGTGGTAACTCTAACTACCACGAGCAGCTGGAAAGAGAACTTTCCGAGTTCGAAAAGAAAGAAGATACGGTATTGGTGAACTTTGGTTACCAGGGCATTATGAGCGCTATCGACTCACTTTGCGGCCGTCACGATATTATTGTTTATGATGCAGAAAGCCACGCTTGTATCATCGATGGCCTGCGTTTACACCCCGGTCACCGTTATGTGTACAAACACAACGACGTAGCTGATTGCGAAAAACAGCTGAAACGTGCTACAGAGCGTATTAAAGAGAATGGTAACAATGGTGGCATCCTCGTTATTACCGAAGGCGTATTCGGCATGGGCGGCGACCAGGGTAAACTGAAAGAGATCGTTGCATTGAAAAAAGACTACGAATTCCGCCTGCTGGTAGACGATGCACACGGCTTCGGTACTATGGGTGAAACCGGTGCAGGTACCGGCGAAGCGCAGGGCGTGCAGGACGAGATCGACCTGTATTTCTCTACTTTCGCTAAATCTATGGCTTCTATCGGCGCCTTCATCAGCGGCGACAAAGGCATTATTAACTACCTGCGCTACAACATGCGTTCGCAGATCTTCGCTAAATCACTGCCGATGCCGCTGGTACTGGGCAACCTTAAACGCCTGGAAATGCTGCGCAACCGTCCGGAACTGAAAGCGAAACTGTGGGAAAACGTTGGCAAGATCCAGCAGGGTCTGCGCGACAGAGGTTTTGACATCGGTCACACCGACTCCCCGGTTACACCGATTTACCTGAAAGGTGATATTCCTGAGGCTACTGCTATGTGCCTGGACCTGCGTGAGAACTACAACATCTTCTGTTCTATCGTGGTTTACCCGGTAATCCCGAAAGGACAGATCATCTACCGCATTATTCCGACGGCTACCCATACCGACCAGGATATTGAAGAAACCCTGAATGCTTTCAGCGAAACCAAGAAGAAACTAGACGCTAAAGCTTACCAGGTGGCCGAAATTCCAATGGTGTAA
- the pafA gene encoding alkaline phosphatase PafA has protein sequence MRSNILWAAALLLLSSNSQAQKATSPVANTYASSKSPKSVARPKLVVGMVVDQMRWDYLYRFYDRYSNDGFKRLLREGFTCENTLIPYTPTITACGHTCAYTGSVPAIHGIIGNGWYDRKLDREMYCAEDTTVTTVGSSSKAGRMSPNNMLVTTVADELRMATNYKSRTVGIAIKDRGAILPAGHTANAAYWYDGSAGKFITSSYYMTALPDWVNQFNNKKLPEQYTAQPWNTLYPIATYTLSTADEKPYEGKFKGATSTSFPHKVDGPGQLASLPFGNTYTLDFAKAALDADKLGNGEATDFLAVSLSSTDYVGHQFGPNSIEAEDTYLRLDKDLADFFNYLDKKVGKGQWLYFITADHGVAHVPGYSTENKMHGGLVSTGNAIKNLNAGVKKEFGIDKAILDADNYEVYLNYAAIPKAKMSEVKAYIIDELLKIPGVQEAFDLKSIGAGSLPEPIKQMVTNGYNAKRSGDVMFTLEPGWIAGGNTGTTHGVWNPYDAHIPLVWLGWGIKPGKTNRTTAMTDIAPTIAAMLRIQMPSGNVGHVIEEITK, from the coding sequence ATGAGATCAAACATTTTATGGGCTGCCGCACTGCTGTTACTCAGCAGTAATAGCCAGGCCCAGAAAGCCACGTCACCTGTCGCGAACACTTACGCGAGTTCCAAAAGCCCGAAATCTGTAGCAAGACCTAAACTCGTTGTCGGAATGGTGGTAGACCAAATGCGTTGGGACTACCTTTATCGCTTCTACGACCGTTACTCTAACGACGGATTTAAAAGATTATTGAGAGAAGGATTTACCTGTGAAAACACTTTGATCCCTTATACGCCTACCATTACCGCCTGTGGCCACACTTGTGCCTATACCGGCTCGGTGCCCGCCATTCACGGGATTATCGGCAATGGCTGGTACGATCGTAAGCTGGATCGCGAAATGTATTGCGCAGAGGATACGACTGTAACTACAGTGGGCAGCTCCTCCAAAGCAGGCCGGATGAGCCCGAACAATATGCTGGTAACTACTGTGGCAGATGAGCTGCGAATGGCGACCAACTATAAAAGCCGCACTGTAGGCATCGCTATTAAAGACCGTGGCGCTATCCTGCCTGCCGGTCACACCGCGAACGCGGCCTACTGGTACGATGGCAGCGCCGGAAAGTTCATTACCAGCTCTTACTATATGACGGCTTTGCCTGATTGGGTAAATCAGTTCAACAATAAAAAATTACCTGAGCAATACACCGCCCAGCCCTGGAATACACTGTACCCGATTGCCACTTACACCCTTAGCACGGCGGACGAAAAGCCGTACGAAGGTAAGTTTAAGGGAGCTACCAGCACGTCTTTCCCACATAAAGTAGACGGACCTGGCCAGCTGGCGAGCCTGCCGTTCGGCAACACCTACACGCTCGATTTCGCGAAAGCAGCCCTGGATGCAGATAAACTGGGTAACGGCGAAGCGACTGACTTCCTCGCGGTAAGCCTTTCTTCTACCGATTACGTGGGGCACCAGTTTGGTCCTAATTCCATCGAAGCAGAAGATACGTACCTGCGTTTGGACAAAGACCTGGCTGACTTCTTCAACTATCTCGATAAAAAAGTTGGTAAAGGTCAGTGGTTGTACTTCATCACTGCCGACCACGGCGTGGCGCACGTACCGGGTTACAGCACCGAGAATAAAATGCATGGCGGCCTGGTGAGCACCGGCAACGCAATCAAAAATCTGAACGCAGGTGTTAAAAAGGAATTTGGTATCGATAAGGCGATATTGGATGCAGATAACTATGAAGTCTATTTGAACTACGCCGCTATTCCCAAAGCAAAAATGAGCGAAGTAAAGGCCTATATCATCGACGAGTTGCTGAAGATTCCCGGTGTACAGGAAGCATTCGACCTGAAAAGCATTGGCGCCGGCAGCCTGCCCGAACCTATCAAACAAATGGTGACCAACGGTTACAACGCTAAACGCAGTGGCGATGTGATGTTCACTCTCGAGCCAGGCTGGATCGCGGGCGGTAATACCGGTACCACGCACGGCGTTTGGAACCCATATGATGCACACATTCCTTTAGTATGGTTAGGATGGGGCATCAAGCCAGGTAAAACCAACCGTACTACCGCTATGACCGACATTGCGCCTACCATTGCGGCGATGTTGCGCATCCAGATGCCGAGCGGCAACGTTGGGCATGTTATTGAAGAAATCACAAAGTAG
- a CDS encoding enoyl-CoA hydratase/isomerase family protein: protein MSYSFITYEVADHIATITLNRPEKRNALNGEVVKELIGAFTAAGDDRQVKVIILAGNGDAFCAGADLEYLQQLQRNTFEENLADSRQLMALMQQIYHHSKPVIARIEGHAIAGGCGLATVCDLSYAVPAAKFGYTEVKIGFVPALVSVFLVRKIGEGRARELLLTGKLIGAADAVQMGLINGVVAPGEIHDLVKRLASDLCTGASANSLTLTKQLVANALDMSMQQALDEAAKQNALTREHPDCREGIRAFLHKEKPVW, encoded by the coding sequence ATGTCCTATTCGTTCATTACTTACGAGGTGGCAGATCATATAGCCACGATCACGCTTAACCGACCTGAAAAGCGCAATGCACTTAACGGGGAAGTGGTAAAGGAACTGATAGGTGCATTTACAGCAGCCGGCGACGACCGGCAAGTGAAAGTGATCATACTCGCGGGTAACGGAGATGCATTCTGTGCGGGGGCCGACCTGGAGTACTTGCAGCAATTGCAGCGAAATACGTTTGAAGAGAACCTGGCCGATTCGCGGCAGCTGATGGCTTTAATGCAGCAGATTTACCATCATAGCAAGCCGGTTATTGCGAGGATAGAAGGGCATGCCATTGCAGGCGGCTGTGGACTTGCAACTGTTTGCGACCTGAGTTACGCGGTGCCCGCGGCGAAATTTGGTTATACAGAAGTTAAAATTGGGTTTGTTCCTGCACTTGTATCTGTTTTTCTCGTTAGAAAGATAGGAGAGGGCAGAGCGCGCGAATTACTGTTAACCGGTAAACTGATCGGCGCTGCCGATGCGGTGCAAATGGGGCTGATCAACGGTGTAGTTGCACCTGGTGAAATACACGACCTGGTAAAACGACTGGCCAGTGATCTTTGTACAGGGGCTTCGGCTAACTCGCTGACGTTAACCAAACAGTTGGTGGCAAACGCGCTCGATATGTCCATGCAACAGGCATTGGACGAAGCAGCAAAACAAAACGCACTTACAAGGGAACATCCCGATTGCCGGGAAGGCATCAGGGCCTTCCTGCATAAAGAAAAGCCGGTCTGGTAG
- a CDS encoding DUF4412 domain-containing protein has translation MKKHVLQLLMALLLGMPSMLLAQRSFSDARINYKIDLPPEQLQMDAMLANSTLTQYIRGDASRIDMNLVIVNYTYLINSKLKTVTTLLDRHGDKYIIRGDKGSYEKETRNYELIKFTDQKETKEILGYKCKRSIGKMPDGTSFEVFYAPDLVPENRLYNRRFMNLPGIPLEFDIITGPSSKMKVTATKVDLSPVPASTFDVPRGYKEISPEELSKMRE, from the coding sequence ATGAAGAAACATGTACTACAACTGTTAATGGCGCTCCTGCTAGGTATGCCGTCTATGTTGCTTGCGCAGCGTTCTTTTTCAGACGCGCGCATTAACTATAAGATAGACTTGCCACCCGAGCAACTGCAAATGGACGCTATGCTTGCCAACAGCACGCTTACGCAATACATCCGTGGCGATGCCAGCCGCATTGATATGAACCTGGTGATCGTAAACTACACTTACCTGATCAACAGTAAGCTGAAAACGGTAACTACCCTGCTGGACCGCCATGGCGATAAATACATCATCAGGGGAGATAAAGGATCTTACGAAAAGGAAACCCGTAATTACGAATTGATCAAGTTCACCGATCAGAAAGAAACGAAAGAGATATTGGGGTATAAATGCAAGCGCTCTATTGGCAAAATGCCTGATGGCACCAGCTTCGAAGTATTTTACGCGCCCGACCTGGTACCGGAAAACCGCCTGTACAACCGGCGTTTCATGAATTTGCCAGGCATCCCGCTCGAATTTGATATCATCACCGGCCCTTCTTCCAAAATGAAAGTGACCGCCACGAAGGTGGACCTGAGTCCCGTGCCTGCATCTACGTTCGACGTACCTCGCGGGTATAAGGAGATTAGTCCGGAGGAATTGAGCAAGATGCGTGAGTAG
- a CDS encoding tetratricopeptide repeat protein yields the protein MNHDFPSFNEFNEDFEDLRDLLQQYENLVAGRAHSFLDEDSFEQIIDYYDEHDELINAIHAAELAIEQFPYSSTLLLKKSGLLIETKKYKEALSLLDKAELLDSNDINLYILKTDVFLAMNQHEKAAAVLEEQIDHFDGEDRTELLLELADVYDDWEEFEKVFDCLKILLEHDPNNEEALHKICFWTEFTGRNEESIRLHTNIINEHPYNQLAWFNLGTAFQGLKLYEKAIDAYQYAVAIDEKFDYAYRNMGDAFIRLRKYNEAIDVLSKHLEIAKPEDVIYEAIGHCYERMRKYTQARYYYRKASHLSPNDDKLYYKIAVAYMTEANWDNAIKSLQAALKINKQSAEYNMALGECYLEQGRTKDALIHFVNAVRIRPSSPNAWQELIRGLYVAGFYEEALAQLEAAEAKLGRKPVFLYYRVALLIAEGKTKEGLLQLENALQVAPRQIKKLVELDPSILQHTSVVELISQYRKKR from the coding sequence ATGAATCACGATTTCCCATCATTTAACGAGTTTAACGAGGATTTTGAAGACTTGAGGGACCTGCTTCAGCAGTATGAAAATCTGGTGGCGGGCCGGGCTCACTCTTTTCTGGATGAGGATTCTTTTGAGCAGATCATCGATTATTACGATGAGCATGACGAGTTGATCAACGCCATCCATGCGGCCGAACTGGCCATCGAGCAGTTTCCTTATTCTTCCACTCTGCTCCTGAAAAAATCCGGACTTTTAATAGAAACCAAGAAATATAAAGAGGCGTTGTCGCTGTTAGACAAGGCAGAATTGCTGGATAGCAACGATATTAACCTCTATATCCTAAAGACAGACGTGTTCCTGGCTATGAACCAGCACGAAAAGGCCGCTGCCGTACTCGAAGAGCAGATCGACCATTTCGATGGGGAAGACCGCACCGAACTGCTGCTGGAGCTGGCCGACGTATACGACGACTGGGAGGAGTTTGAAAAGGTATTTGATTGCCTCAAGATTTTACTTGAGCACGATCCTAACAACGAAGAGGCGCTGCATAAGATCTGTTTCTGGACGGAGTTTACCGGCCGTAATGAAGAAAGCATCCGCCTGCACACCAATATTATTAACGAGCACCCGTATAACCAGCTGGCCTGGTTTAACCTCGGTACCGCTTTCCAGGGCTTAAAGCTTTACGAGAAGGCTATCGACGCTTATCAGTATGCGGTGGCAATCGATGAAAAGTTCGATTACGCCTATCGCAACATGGGCGATGCTTTCATTCGCCTGCGTAAGTACAACGAAGCCATCGACGTGCTCTCCAAACACCTGGAGATCGCCAAGCCGGAGGATGTGATCTATGAGGCGATCGGTCATTGTTACGAGCGTATGCGCAAGTATACCCAGGCACGTTACTATTACCGCAAAGCTTCGCACCTAAGCCCGAATGACGATAAGTTATATTATAAGATAGCCGTGGCCTATATGACCGAAGCTAACTGGGATAATGCAATTAAGTCACTACAGGCGGCGCTGAAGATCAATAAGCAAAGCGCCGAGTATAATATGGCCCTGGGAGAGTGTTACCTTGAACAGGGGCGTACGAAAGATGCCCTTATCCATTTCGTGAACGCGGTACGCATCCGGCCGAGTAGTCCGAACGCCTGGCAGGAGCTGATCCGGGGATTGTATGTAGCTGGTTTCTACGAAGAAGCCCTCGCGCAGCTGGAAGCAGCCGAAGCAAAGCTGGGCCGTAAACCGGTGTTCCTTTATTATCGGGTGGCCCTGCTCATTGCAGAAGGCAAAACGAAGGAAGGATTGCTGCAGCTTGAGAATGCCTTACAGGTAGCGCCACGACAGATCAAAAAGCTGGTAGAACTGGACCCGTCCATCCTGCAGCATACCTCTGTGGTAGAGCTTATTTCCCAGTACCGTAAAAAACGTTGA
- a CDS encoding phosphosulfolactate synthase, producing the protein MNFNLTQIPERTAKPRNFGLTMVMDKGLSLEEARNFISVAAPHVDIVKLGFGTSFVTPNLRQKIELYQEAGLPVYFGGTLFEAFLIRNQFEDYVKVLNDYNIKHVEVSDGSITIPHSEKCGYIEKLAKQFTVLSEVGSKDAEHIIPPYKWIELMRAELEAGASYVIAEARESGNVGIYRGSGEVREGLVQEILTQIPAEKIIWEAPQKAQQLYFLELVGCNVNLGNLAPHEMISLEAMRVGLRGDTFHLFLNNKD; encoded by the coding sequence ATGAATTTTAATCTGACACAAATCCCGGAAAGAACGGCTAAGCCACGTAATTTCGGTCTCACAATGGTAATGGACAAGGGTCTTAGCCTGGAGGAAGCAAGGAATTTCATATCAGTAGCAGCACCGCATGTGGATATCGTGAAGCTCGGTTTCGGGACTTCATTCGTAACACCTAACCTTCGTCAAAAGATAGAACTGTACCAGGAAGCCGGCCTCCCTGTATATTTTGGCGGCACGCTGTTCGAAGCTTTCCTGATCCGCAACCAGTTCGAGGACTATGTAAAAGTATTAAACGACTATAATATTAAACACGTAGAGGTTTCTGATGGCTCTATCACCATCCCGCATTCTGAAAAATGTGGCTATATTGAGAAACTGGCCAAACAATTCACCGTACTGAGCGAAGTTGGTTCTAAAGACGCTGAGCACATTATTCCTCCCTATAAATGGATCGAATTGATGCGCGCAGAACTGGAAGCCGGCGCCAGTTATGTAATTGCCGAAGCACGCGAAAGCGGTAACGTTGGTATTTACCGTGGTTCGGGAGAGGTACGTGAAGGCCTGGTGCAGGAGATTCTCACACAGATCCCAGCTGAAAAAATCATTTGGGAAGCACCGCAGAAAGCGCAACAGCTGTACTTCCTGGAACTGGTAGGTTGCAACGTAAACCTCGGTAACCTTGCTCCACACGAAATGATCTCCCTCGAAGCGATGCGTGTAGGTTTAAGAGGCGATACTTTCCACCTGTTCCTGAATAACAAAGACTAG
- a CDS encoding shikimate dehydrogenase family protein translates to MSSVVDLHLLQRTFFLITLHESIRIDRLPLKPLLFESFFAEKFSREHIQGCLYENFPLENISQFPELWKQQPDLKGINVTIPYKQEVIPFLDELSAAVKEIGAVNCVRLGEDGKLKGFNTDVIGFRRSLEPLLQPHHNKALVLGTGGAAKAVKFVLKELGIGFKEVSRNATDTAIAYESLTPAMMEEYTLIINTTPLGMYPKVDTAPPIPYEYITDRHLLYDLVYNPAVPLFLEKGAAKGAVIKNGHEMLILQAEASWEIWNS, encoded by the coding sequence ATGTCCTCTGTAGTAGATTTACACCTGCTACAGAGGACATTCTTTTTAATAACATTACATGAAAGTATACGGATTGATCGGCTTCCCCTTAAGCCACTCCTTTTCGAAAGTTTTTTTGCTGAGAAATTTTCACGCGAACACATACAGGGATGCCTGTACGAAAACTTTCCGCTGGAAAATATTTCGCAGTTCCCGGAGCTGTGGAAACAACAGCCTGACCTGAAAGGGATCAACGTAACTATCCCTTATAAACAAGAGGTGATCCCTTTCCTGGATGAGCTGAGCGCAGCGGTGAAAGAGATTGGTGCGGTCAACTGCGTCCGCCTCGGTGAAGATGGTAAACTGAAAGGCTTTAATACCGACGTGATCGGCTTCCGCCGTTCGCTGGAGCCTTTATTGCAGCCGCATCATAACAAAGCATTGGTGTTAGGTACAGGTGGCGCAGCAAAAGCAGTGAAGTTTGTCTTAAAGGAACTCGGCATAGGCTTTAAAGAAGTAAGCCGCAACGCCACCGATACCGCTATTGCTTACGAATCGCTTACCCCGGCGATGATGGAGGAATATACACTGATCATCAACACAACACCGCTAGGCATGTATCCGAAAGTAGATACTGCACCGCCCATTCCTTATGAATATATTACGGACAGGCATTTGCTGTACGACCTGGTGTACAATCCAGCCGTCCCATTGTTCCTCGAAAAGGGCGCGGCAAAAGGCGCTGTGATCAAGAACGGGCACGAAATGCTCATTCTGCAGGCAGAGGCCAGCTGGGAAATCTGGAACAGTTAA
- a CDS encoding class I SAM-dependent methyltransferase, giving the protein MALKQHTDANLRYQQQVDNSRNYVLPFIQQEMPDLKGLRVMEIGCGEGGVLTPFLETGCYCVGVDLFPERIALANGFLKQYVDNGQLKLIAKNIYDVDFMGEFKNSFDLIILKDAIEHIPEQHKLIAYLKDLLTVRGQVYFGFPPWYMPHGGHQQICQNKVISMLPWIHVLPRPVYRGLLRMAGEHPSTIQELMELVDTGITIERFEKIAKEANYHITKKKYYLINPIYKYKFNLQPREQFGFMKSIPFVRNFFTTCMYYLIKPNN; this is encoded by the coding sequence ATGGCGCTTAAGCAACACACAGACGCAAACCTACGCTACCAGCAACAGGTAGACAACTCCCGCAATTACGTATTGCCGTTCATTCAGCAGGAAATGCCCGACCTTAAAGGCCTCCGCGTAATGGAGATCGGCTGCGGCGAAGGTGGTGTACTTACGCCATTTCTTGAAACAGGATGTTACTGCGTAGGCGTAGACCTCTTCCCCGAAAGGATCGCGCTGGCAAACGGTTTTCTTAAACAGTATGTAGATAACGGTCAGCTGAAGCTGATCGCGAAAAATATTTACGACGTCGACTTCATGGGCGAGTTCAAAAACTCATTTGATCTCATCATCTTAAAAGATGCGATCGAACATATCCCCGAGCAACATAAACTCATTGCTTACCTGAAAGACCTGCTCACCGTACGCGGACAGGTGTATTTCGGCTTTCCGCCATGGTACATGCCGCATGGTGGTCACCAGCAAATCTGCCAGAACAAAGTAATCAGCATGTTACCGTGGATACATGTGCTGCCCAGGCCTGTTTACCGCGGACTGTTGCGCATGGCGGGCGAGCATCCGTCTACCATCCAGGAGCTGATGGAGCTGGTGGATACGGGCATTACAATCGAACGTTTCGAGAAAATTGCGAAGGAAGCGAATTACCACATCACGAAGAAAAAATACTACCTCATCAACCCTATCTATAAATACAAGTTTAACCTGCAACCGCGCGAGCAGTTCGGTTTTATGAAAAGTATTCCGTTCGTACGGAACTTCTTCACGACTTGTATGTATTACCTGATTAAGCCGAACAATTAA
- the fsa gene encoding fructose-6-phosphate aldolase codes for MKFFIDTANLAQIKEANDLGILDGVTTNPSLMAKEGINGADNILKHYEAICEIVDGDVSAEVLSTDFASIIEEGKKLAAIHPNIVVKVPMIKDGVKAIKWFTDNGIKTNCTLVFSAGQAILAAKAGASYVSPFIGRIDDSSWDGVELIAQISQIYSLQGFKTEILAASIRNALHIVKCAEVGADVCTCPLDSILGLLKHPLTDIGLAKFLEDAKKL; via the coding sequence ATGAAATTTTTTATTGATACCGCTAACCTGGCACAGATAAAAGAAGCAAACGATCTGGGCATTCTTGACGGCGTAACGACGAATCCGTCCCTGATGGCGAAAGAAGGCATCAACGGTGCCGACAATATCCTGAAGCATTACGAAGCGATCTGCGAGATCGTGGATGGCGATGTAAGCGCAGAAGTATTGTCTACCGACTTTGCAAGCATCATCGAAGAAGGTAAGAAACTGGCGGCTATTCATCCGAACATCGTGGTGAAGGTGCCAATGATCAAAGACGGTGTTAAAGCCATCAAATGGTTTACAGACAACGGTATTAAAACTAACTGTACCCTGGTATTCTCTGCCGGTCAGGCTATCCTGGCGGCTAAAGCAGGCGCCAGCTACGTATCTCCGTTCATCGGTCGCATCGACGACAGCAGCTGGGATGGTGTTGAACTGATCGCACAGATCTCGCAGATTTACAGCCTGCAGGGCTTTAAAACAGAGATCCTGGCCGCTTCTATCCGCAACGCCCTTCACATTGTGAAATGTGCGGAAGTTGGTGCGGACGTGTGTACCTGCCCGCTGGATTCCATCCTCGGCCTGTTGAAACACCCGCTGACCGACATTGGTCTGGCTAAATTCCTCGAAGACGCAAAGAAACTCTAG
- the glpK gene encoding glycerol kinase GlpK translates to MKQQYIMALDQGTTSSRAIIFDKGGNTIAVAQKEFPQIYPQPGWVEHDAMEIWTTQASVAAEVLLKAEIDGDQVCAIGITNQRETTVVWDRETGKPLYHAIVWQDRRTSAYCDELREKGYADTFRKKTGLIVDAYFSGTKIRWILENVDGAREMANKGRLAFGTIDSWLVWNFSKGQLHITDVSNASRTLLYNIHTMSWDQELMDILGIPASMLPEVRQSSEMYGYTEATLTPYRIPIGGIAGDQQAALFGQMCTEPGMVKNTYGTGCFMVMNTGDKIIESSNNLLATVAWKVNGKVQYALEGSIFIGGAVVQWLRDGLGIIRSSGDVEQLALSVKDTDGVYLVPAFAGLGAPHWNQYARGTAVGLTRGTTAAHLSRAALESIAYQTVDVLKAMEADAGIRIAELRVDGGATANDLLMQFQSDVLNAAVVRPKITETTALGAAYLAGLACGFWKDMDEVRTQWQQDRKFEPQMEDAQRTPLLKGWKRAVNAAKAWANDSND, encoded by the coding sequence ATGAAGCAACAGTACATCATGGCCCTCGATCAGGGTACTACCAGTTCGCGCGCCATCATATTCGATAAGGGAGGTAACACCATCGCTGTTGCCCAGAAAGAGTTTCCGCAGATTTACCCGCAACCGGGCTGGGTAGAGCACGATGCCATGGAAATATGGACCACCCAGGCCAGCGTAGCAGCCGAAGTATTACTCAAGGCAGAGATTGACGGCGACCAGGTATGTGCTATCGGTATTACCAACCAGCGCGAAACCACCGTAGTGTGGGACCGTGAAACCGGTAAACCCCTGTATCATGCGATTGTATGGCAGGATCGCAGAACGTCAGCTTACTGTGATGAGCTGCGCGAAAAGGGATACGCCGATACCTTCCGTAAAAAGACCGGTTTGATCGTAGACGCTTACTTCTCCGGCACCAAGATCCGCTGGATATTAGAGAACGTGGACGGTGCACGAGAGATGGCGAACAAAGGCAGGCTGGCGTTCGGTACGATCGACAGCTGGCTGGTATGGAACTTCAGTAAAGGACAATTACATATTACCGATGTGAGCAACGCCTCGCGTACGCTGTTATATAACATTCACACCATGTCGTGGGACCAGGAGCTGATGGACATACTCGGCATTCCCGCGTCTATGCTGCCAGAAGTGCGGCAGAGCAGCGAAATGTATGGTTATACCGAGGCTACGCTTACACCTTATCGTATTCCCATCGGCGGTATTGCCGGCGACCAGCAGGCGGCGTTATTCGGGCAGATGTGTACGGAGCCGGGTATGGTGAAGAATACTTATGGTACCGGGTGTTTTATGGTGATGAATACGGGAGATAAGATCATTGAATCCAGCAACAACCTGCTCGCCACTGTCGCCTGGAAGGTAAACGGCAAGGTACAGTACGCGCTGGAAGGCAGCATATTCATCGGTGGCGCGGTAGTACAGTGGCTGCGCGACGGGCTGGGCATCATCCGCAGCTCCGGCGATGTGGAGCAGCTGGCACTTTCAGTAAAAGATACTGATGGGGTGTATCTCGTACCGGCCTTTGCGGGATTGGGCGCACCACACTGGAACCAATACGCACGGGGAACGGCCGTGGGGCTTACGCGTGGCACAACGGCAGCACACCTTTCACGGGCGGCGCTGGAAAGTATTGCTTACCAGACGGTCGATGTATTAAAAGCCATGGAGGCAGATGCGGGCATTCGTATTGCTGAATTGCGGGTAGATGGCGGTGCTACTGCCAACGACCTGCTGATGCAGTTCCAGAGCGATGTGCTGAATGCTGCGGTAGTAAGGCCGAAGATCACCGAAACTACTGCGCTGGGCGCCGCCTATCTCGCCGGACTGGCCTGTGGTTTCTGGAAAGATATGGATGAAGTGCGCACGCAATGGCAACAAGACCGTAAGTTTGAGCCGCAGATGGAAGACGCGCAGCGTACACCTTTACTCAAAGGCTGGAAGCGCGCCGTGAATGCAGCAAAGGCCTGGGCGAACGATTCAAATGATTAA